Proteins co-encoded in one Neodiprion lecontei isolate iyNeoLeco1 chromosome 3, iyNeoLeco1.1, whole genome shotgun sequence genomic window:
- the LOC107227772 gene encoding FAST kinase domain-containing protein 5, mitochondrial: MHWIFASRNEGQNSVRDPKDPERLINASLKFTWEVQPFMQIHLCSDCKPYVGFNLASMSSDLKSPQILAACTTSCNLPQVQFYSAWKKANDASIRIFYEYEEGCDSDADNSQAKWDSVENRYAHRILEQRKAYKATIVYPPKGFENQIISTDEVDKLTRTNWRLESIAKLVESFRKISQYAFQNNENIYAEKYQLIMLTLATNCKIFSDEQLSHVLRSLMLWFIECSEQDSNFSHLYRVLDQECMARAENWSHSQLLLISDHWYRLRLIRKSNFMKHAIINLGNNVSDLSQSHLVQLLFYIGIARSGLVNFKEIQVRLNPLVYNLDVDELAIIALGFFKSQTPIRDRMLLTTMIKKTTQKIDVIEDISLAAMLKITRFSIHHNDLRHLCKLLECTIPQIPRLSMTCLSHVVLAAATKSLFYAELLNAATVRFYREMSKVRMKDINSLVFALSSFHYVPEKQPNILNAIIDELNASKREPEMKRYPDCLAKCLHSLSLLNKHPKNLIARVLDPKNIEKVYGSNVNIRREIFALDLDVETEMPDYSGPRLDMHSRESIAMMMTDPLPNFKGLQLNFSDYLMLDVIRICEEYLGSKKMVHVDHVLPQYYHPDIIVCLDDKKRPVPISSVLSKIPFGSVKRAPKIDADGTKWLAVVIGTRNALAKNTNRVLGHFCAKQRQLEYIGYDPFLIFWQDWSQLKNDEQKFKYLQCKVFC; the protein is encoded by the exons GATCTGAAGAGCCCACAGATTTTAGCAGCATGTACAACCAGTTGCAATTTGCCCCAGGTCCAGTTCTACAGCGCTTGGAAGAAGGCGAACGATGCGTCGATCAGAATATTTTACGAGTACGAAGAAGGATGCGACAGCGACGCAGACAACTCGCAGGCCAAGTGGGATAGCGTTGAAAACAGGTATGCGCACCGCATTCTGGAGCAGAGAAAAGCTTACAAAGCGACAATTGTCTATCCACCCAAGGGGTTTGAAAACCAAATCATATCTACGGACGAGGTGGACAAGTTAACGCGGACGAATTGGAGGCTCGAGAGTATCGCGAAGCTGGTCGAGAGCTTCAGGAAAATATCTCAATACGCCTTTCAGAACAACGAGAACATATACGCTGAAAAGTACCAGCTCATCATGCTGACCCTGGCGACAAACTGCAAAATATTCAGCGACGAACAGCTCAGCCATGTCCTCCGCTCGCTCATGCTCTGGTTCATAGAATGCAGCGAACAGGATTCCAACTTTTCACATCTTTACAGAGTCCTTGACCAGGAATGCATGGCTCGAGCCGAAAATTGGTCTCATTCACAGCTCCTTCTGATCTCCGACCACTGGTACAGACTCAGATTGATACGAAAGTCAAATTTCATGAAACATGCTATAATCAACCTCGGCAACAATGTATCGGATCTTTCGCAATCCCATTTAGTGCAGCTTTTGTTCTACATCGGCATAGCTCGCAGCGGACTTGTTAACTTTAAGGAAATTCAAGTCAGGCTCAACCCCCTGGTGTACAATTTGGACGTCGACGAATTAGCCATCATTGCACTTGGGTTCTTCAAAAGCCAGACTCCGATTAGGGATCGTATGCTGCTCACAACCATGATTAAAAAAACGACTCAAAAAATTGACGTCATCGAGGACATCAGTTTGGCTGCTATGCTCAAAATCACTCG CTTTAGCATCCACCACAATGACCTCAGGCACCTCTGCAAATTATTGGAGTGCACGATACCCCAGATACCACGACTCTCGATGACCTGCTTGTCTCACGTTGTATTGGCTGCTGCGACTAAAAGCTTATTTTATGCAGAATTGTTGAATGCCGCCACAGTGAG attctATAGAGAAATGTCCAAGGTCAGGATGAAGGATATAAATTCGTTAGTTTTTGCTCTTTCCTCATTTCACTACGTTCCCGAAAAGCAACCGAACATCCTTAATGCGATCATAGATGAACTGAACGCATCTAAACGTGAGCCTGAAATGAAGAG GTACCCGGACTGCCTTGCAAAGTGCCTGCATAGCCTTAGCTTACTTAACAAACACCCGAAAAATTTAATAGCCAGAGTGCTGGATCCTAAGAACATCGAAAAAGTGTACGGATCGAACGTGAACATAAGACGGGAAATATTTGCTCTAGACTTGGATGTCGAGACTGAAATGCCAGACTATAGCGGCCCGAGACTCGACATGCATTCGCGGGAAAGCATCGCCATG aTGATGACGGACCCTCTGCCGAATTTTAAGGGTCTGCAACTCAACTTTTCCGATTACTTGATGTTAGATGTGATAAGAATCTGCGAG GAATACCTAGGCTCGAAGAAAATGGTCCACGTAGATCACGTACTGCCGCAATACTACCACCCAGACATAATCGTTTGCCTGGACGACAAGAAACGTCCTGTTCCCATCAGCTCGGTGTTGTCAAAGATACCTTTTGGAAGCGTTAAACGGGCTCCAAAAATCGACGCAGATGGTACCAAATGGTTAGCTGTAGTGATAGGCACCCGAAATGCGCTTGCGAAAAATACTAACCGTGTACTCGGACATTTTTGCGCTAAGCAGAGGCAGCTTGAATATATCGGCtacgatccttttttg ATATTTTGGCAGGACTGGAGCCAGCTCAAAAACGACGAACAGAAGTTCAAATACCTACAGTGCAAAGTTTTCTGCTAA